From a single Vanacampus margaritifer isolate UIUO_Vmar chromosome 15, RoL_Vmar_1.0, whole genome shotgun sequence genomic region:
- the strip2 gene encoding striatin-interacting protein 1 homolog isoform X2, giving the protein MQAEDMEVPLLNNLNDNGDRLRSKGKDAFKEQQKESESSMESPNLEFEYGDSDALMVELSELYSYTEEPEFALNRDYFEEDFRSHARGQRWIDLSAEDRRTYVMRLLDALEVTDRDKRLKVARAILYLAQGVFDECDAEVDVLRWSRRNVFLLYDMGIFTALLELLTMEIDNSQACSSAVRKPAISLADSTELRVLLSIMYLMVETIRVQMEDDRPEWTAARDSFKNELGAPLYNGEPFALLLFSMVTKFCSMNAPHFPMKKVLLLLWKTILFTLGGFEDLQEMKVRGRQRLNLPPLPEDSIKVVRAMRAASPPASAMELIEQQQQQKRGRRSRRPLVKQDSLDTYNERDPFKNDDVRDDDEDPEDGDSGIEGEVDPLDRDVIIQPPPPPPPLRPPTERVNFPKGLPWAPKVREKDIEHFLETSRNKFIGFTLGNDTETLVGLPRPIHESVKTLKQHKYVSIAEVQMKREEELQQCPISLGEEEVEETPAEMLYLGMLPNLSQYVIALLKLLLAAAPTSKAKTDSINILADVLPEEMPITVLQSMKLGIDVNRHKEIIVKAISALLLLLLKHLKLNHVYQFEIVSQHLVFANCIPLILKFFNQNIMSYISAKNSICVLDFPHCAVHEMPELTAESLEAGDNNQFCWRNLFSCINLLRILNKLTKWKHSRTMMLVVFKSAPILKRALKVKQAMMQLYVLKLLKIQTKYLGRQWRKSNMKTMSAIYQKVRHRLNDDWAYGNDIDARPWDFQAEECALRESIEKFNNRRYDKNRNGDFAPVDNCLQSVLGQRVDLPDDFHYSYEMWLEREVFSQPIEWEGLLVDQ; this is encoded by the exons AGCTCCATGGAGTCTCCCAACCTGGAATTTGAATACGGCGACTCGGACGCGCTCATGGTCGAACTCTCAG AGCTTTACAGCTACACGGAGGAGCCCGAGTTTGCCCTGAACAGAGACTACTTTGAGGAAGACTTCAGAAGCCATG CTCGAGGCCAGCGGTGGATCGATCTGAGCGCGGAGGACCGGCGCACGTACGTGATGAGATTACTGGACGCGTTGGAGGTGACCGACCGTGACAAGCGACTGAAGGTGGCTCGGGCCATCCTCTACCTAGCTCAGG GAGTGTTCGATGAATGTGACGCTGAGGTGGACGTGCTTCGTTGGTCCAGGCGCAACGTCTTCCTCTTGTACGACATGGGCATCTTCACAGCCCTACTGGAGCTTCTCACCATGGAGATAGA TAACAGTCAAGCATGCAGCAGTGCAGTGAGAAAGCCCGCCATCTCCCTTGCAGACAGCACAGAACTCAG AGTGTTGCTCAGCATCATGTACTTGATGGTGGAGACCATTCGTGTTCAGATGGAGGACGACAGACCGGAGTGGACAGCGGCCAGGGATTCCTTCAAGAATGAACTCG GTGCACCTCTGTACAATGGCGAGCCTTTTGCCCTGCTTCTCTTCTCCATGGTGACCAAGTTCTGCAGCATGAACGCGCCGCATTTCCCCATGAAGAAAGTACTGCTTCTCTTATGGAAGACTATTTTG TTCACCTTGGGGGGCTTCGAGGATCTGCAGGAGATGAAGGTGCGTGGTCGCCAGCGTCTCAACCTGCCGCCGCTCCCTGAGGACAGCATCAAGGTGGTGCGGGCCATGAGAGCCGCTTCGCCGCCCGCCTCCGCCATGGAGCTCatcgagcagcagcagcagcaaaagaGAGGGCGGCGCAGTCGCAGG CCGCTGGTCAAACAGGACAGCCTGGACACGTACAACGAGCGGGACCCCTTCAAGAACGACGACGTCCGCGACGACGACGAGGACCCAGAGGACGGCGACAGCGGCATCGAGGGCGAGGTGGACCCGTTGGACCGCGACGTCATCATCCAgccgccgcctccgccgccTCCTCTTCGGCCTCCCACGGAGAGGGTCAACTTCCCCAAGGGCCTCCCCTGGGCCCCAAAAGTCAG GGAGAAGGACATCGAGCACTTCCTGGAGACCAGTCGGAACAAGTTCATTGGCTTTACCCTCGGAAA TGACACGGAGACCCTCGTAGGCCTACCTCGACCCATCCACGAGAGCGTAAAGACTCTTAAACAG CACAAATACGTGTCCATCGCCGAAGTGCAGATGAAACGCGAGGAGGAGCTACAACAGTGTCCAATAAGCTTG GGCGAGGAGGAGGTTGAAGAGACGCCTGCAGAGATGCTCTACCTGGGCATGCTTCCAAATCTCTCCCAGTATGTG ATCGCCCTCCTGAAGCTGCTATTGGCCGCCGCACCGACCTCCAAAGCCAAAACGGACTCCATTAACATCCTCGCCGACGTGCTGCCTGAGGAGATGCC CATCACGGTCTTGCAGAGCATGAAGCTGGGCATTGATGTCAACCGGCACAAAGAAATCATCGTCAAGGCCATCtcggccctgctgctgctcctcctcAAACACTTGAAACTCAACCACGTTTACCAG TTTGAGATTGTCTCCCAGCATCTGGTGTTTGCCAACTGCATCCCACTCATCCTCAAGTTCTTCAACCAAAACATCATGTCTTATATCAGTGCCAAAAACAG tatATGTGTGTTGGACTTTCCACACTGCGCCGTCCATGAAATGCCCGAGCTCACCGCCGAGAGCCTG GAGGCTGGAGACAACAACCAGTTCTGTTGGAGGAATCTGTTCTCTTGCATCAACCTGCTGAGAATCCTCAACAAGTTGACCAAGTGGAAACACTCTCGGACCATG ATGTTGGTGGTCTTCAAGTCAGCCCCCATCCTGAAGAGAGCCCTCAAGGTCAAGCAGGCCATGATGCAACTGTACGTGCTCAAGCTGCTCAAAATCCAGACCAAGTACTTGGGCCGCCAATGGAGGAAGAGCAACATGAAGACCATGTCAGCCATTTACCAGAAAGTCCGCCACCGGCTCAATGACGACTGGGCCTACgggaatg ACATCGACGCACGGCCTTGGGACTTCCAGGCGGAGGAGTGCGCCCTTCGAGAAAGCATTGAGAAGTTCAACAATCGGCGCTACGACAAGAACCGCAATGGTGACTTTGCGCCCGTGGACAACTGCCTGCAGAGCGTGCTGGGCCAGCGCGTGGACCTGCCCGACGACTTCCACTACAGCTACGAGATGTGGCTGGAGAGGGAGGTGTTCTCGCAGCCCATCGAGTGGGAGGGCCTCCTGGTGGACCAGTGA
- the strip2 gene encoding striatin-interacting protein 1 homolog isoform X1 produces MQAEDMEVPLLNNLNDNGDRLRSKGKDAFKEQQKESESSMESPNLEFEYGDSDALMVELSELYSYTEEPEFALNRDYFEEDFRSHARGQRWIDLSAEDRRTYVMRLLDALEVTDRDKRLKVARAILYLAQGVFDECDAEVDVLRWSRRNVFLLYDMGIFTALLELLTMEIDNSQACSSAVRKPAISLADSTELRVLLSIMYLMVETIRVQMEDDRPEWTAARDSFKNELGAPLYNGEPFALLLFSMVTKFCSMNAPHFPMKKVLLLLWKTILFTLGGFEDLQEMKVRGRQRLNLPPLPEDSIKVVRAMRAASPPASAMELIEQQQQQKRGRRSRRSAFVDSLEGDSPFPKKQPLVKQDSLDTYNERDPFKNDDVRDDDEDPEDGDSGIEGEVDPLDRDVIIQPPPPPPPLRPPTERVNFPKGLPWAPKVREKDIEHFLETSRNKFIGFTLGNDTETLVGLPRPIHESVKTLKQHKYVSIAEVQMKREEELQQCPISLGEEEVEETPAEMLYLGMLPNLSQYVIALLKLLLAAAPTSKAKTDSINILADVLPEEMPITVLQSMKLGIDVNRHKEIIVKAISALLLLLLKHLKLNHVYQFEIVSQHLVFANCIPLILKFFNQNIMSYISAKNSICVLDFPHCAVHEMPELTAESLEAGDNNQFCWRNLFSCINLLRILNKLTKWKHSRTMMLVVFKSAPILKRALKVKQAMMQLYVLKLLKIQTKYLGRQWRKSNMKTMSAIYQKVRHRLNDDWAYGNDIDARPWDFQAEECALRESIEKFNNRRYDKNRNGDFAPVDNCLQSVLGQRVDLPDDFHYSYEMWLEREVFSQPIEWEGLLVDQ; encoded by the exons AGCTCCATGGAGTCTCCCAACCTGGAATTTGAATACGGCGACTCGGACGCGCTCATGGTCGAACTCTCAG AGCTTTACAGCTACACGGAGGAGCCCGAGTTTGCCCTGAACAGAGACTACTTTGAGGAAGACTTCAGAAGCCATG CTCGAGGCCAGCGGTGGATCGATCTGAGCGCGGAGGACCGGCGCACGTACGTGATGAGATTACTGGACGCGTTGGAGGTGACCGACCGTGACAAGCGACTGAAGGTGGCTCGGGCCATCCTCTACCTAGCTCAGG GAGTGTTCGATGAATGTGACGCTGAGGTGGACGTGCTTCGTTGGTCCAGGCGCAACGTCTTCCTCTTGTACGACATGGGCATCTTCACAGCCCTACTGGAGCTTCTCACCATGGAGATAGA TAACAGTCAAGCATGCAGCAGTGCAGTGAGAAAGCCCGCCATCTCCCTTGCAGACAGCACAGAACTCAG AGTGTTGCTCAGCATCATGTACTTGATGGTGGAGACCATTCGTGTTCAGATGGAGGACGACAGACCGGAGTGGACAGCGGCCAGGGATTCCTTCAAGAATGAACTCG GTGCACCTCTGTACAATGGCGAGCCTTTTGCCCTGCTTCTCTTCTCCATGGTGACCAAGTTCTGCAGCATGAACGCGCCGCATTTCCCCATGAAGAAAGTACTGCTTCTCTTATGGAAGACTATTTTG TTCACCTTGGGGGGCTTCGAGGATCTGCAGGAGATGAAGGTGCGTGGTCGCCAGCGTCTCAACCTGCCGCCGCTCCCTGAGGACAGCATCAAGGTGGTGCGGGCCATGAGAGCCGCTTCGCCGCCCGCCTCCGCCATGGAGCTCatcgagcagcagcagcagcaaaagaGAGGGCGGCGCAGTCGCAGG AGTGCCTTTGTTGATAGCTTGGAAGGAGACAGTCCCTTTCCCAAGAAGCAG CCGCTGGTCAAACAGGACAGCCTGGACACGTACAACGAGCGGGACCCCTTCAAGAACGACGACGTCCGCGACGACGACGAGGACCCAGAGGACGGCGACAGCGGCATCGAGGGCGAGGTGGACCCGTTGGACCGCGACGTCATCATCCAgccgccgcctccgccgccTCCTCTTCGGCCTCCCACGGAGAGGGTCAACTTCCCCAAGGGCCTCCCCTGGGCCCCAAAAGTCAG GGAGAAGGACATCGAGCACTTCCTGGAGACCAGTCGGAACAAGTTCATTGGCTTTACCCTCGGAAA TGACACGGAGACCCTCGTAGGCCTACCTCGACCCATCCACGAGAGCGTAAAGACTCTTAAACAG CACAAATACGTGTCCATCGCCGAAGTGCAGATGAAACGCGAGGAGGAGCTACAACAGTGTCCAATAAGCTTG GGCGAGGAGGAGGTTGAAGAGACGCCTGCAGAGATGCTCTACCTGGGCATGCTTCCAAATCTCTCCCAGTATGTG ATCGCCCTCCTGAAGCTGCTATTGGCCGCCGCACCGACCTCCAAAGCCAAAACGGACTCCATTAACATCCTCGCCGACGTGCTGCCTGAGGAGATGCC CATCACGGTCTTGCAGAGCATGAAGCTGGGCATTGATGTCAACCGGCACAAAGAAATCATCGTCAAGGCCATCtcggccctgctgctgctcctcctcAAACACTTGAAACTCAACCACGTTTACCAG TTTGAGATTGTCTCCCAGCATCTGGTGTTTGCCAACTGCATCCCACTCATCCTCAAGTTCTTCAACCAAAACATCATGTCTTATATCAGTGCCAAAAACAG tatATGTGTGTTGGACTTTCCACACTGCGCCGTCCATGAAATGCCCGAGCTCACCGCCGAGAGCCTG GAGGCTGGAGACAACAACCAGTTCTGTTGGAGGAATCTGTTCTCTTGCATCAACCTGCTGAGAATCCTCAACAAGTTGACCAAGTGGAAACACTCTCGGACCATG ATGTTGGTGGTCTTCAAGTCAGCCCCCATCCTGAAGAGAGCCCTCAAGGTCAAGCAGGCCATGATGCAACTGTACGTGCTCAAGCTGCTCAAAATCCAGACCAAGTACTTGGGCCGCCAATGGAGGAAGAGCAACATGAAGACCATGTCAGCCATTTACCAGAAAGTCCGCCACCGGCTCAATGACGACTGGGCCTACgggaatg ACATCGACGCACGGCCTTGGGACTTCCAGGCGGAGGAGTGCGCCCTTCGAGAAAGCATTGAGAAGTTCAACAATCGGCGCTACGACAAGAACCGCAATGGTGACTTTGCGCCCGTGGACAACTGCCTGCAGAGCGTGCTGGGCCAGCGCGTGGACCTGCCCGACGACTTCCACTACAGCTACGAGATGTGGCTGGAGAGGGAGGTGTTCTCGCAGCCCATCGAGTGGGAGGGCCTCCTGGTGGACCAGTGA
- the strip2 gene encoding striatin-interacting protein 1 homolog isoform X3, translating to MESPNLEFEYGDSDALMVELSELYSYTEEPEFALNRDYFEEDFRSHARGQRWIDLSAEDRRTYVMRLLDALEVTDRDKRLKVARAILYLAQGVFDECDAEVDVLRWSRRNVFLLYDMGIFTALLELLTMEIDNSQACSSAVRKPAISLADSTELRVLLSIMYLMVETIRVQMEDDRPEWTAARDSFKNELGAPLYNGEPFALLLFSMVTKFCSMNAPHFPMKKVLLLLWKTILFTLGGFEDLQEMKVRGRQRLNLPPLPEDSIKVVRAMRAASPPASAMELIEQQQQQKRGRRSRRSAFVDSLEGDSPFPKKQPLVKQDSLDTYNERDPFKNDDVRDDDEDPEDGDSGIEGEVDPLDRDVIIQPPPPPPPLRPPTERVNFPKGLPWAPKVREKDIEHFLETSRNKFIGFTLGNDTETLVGLPRPIHESVKTLKQHKYVSIAEVQMKREEELQQCPISLGEEEVEETPAEMLYLGMLPNLSQYVIALLKLLLAAAPTSKAKTDSINILADVLPEEMPITVLQSMKLGIDVNRHKEIIVKAISALLLLLLKHLKLNHVYQFEIVSQHLVFANCIPLILKFFNQNIMSYISAKNSICVLDFPHCAVHEMPELTAESLEAGDNNQFCWRNLFSCINLLRILNKLTKWKHSRTMMLVVFKSAPILKRALKVKQAMMQLYVLKLLKIQTKYLGRQWRKSNMKTMSAIYQKVRHRLNDDWAYGNDIDARPWDFQAEECALRESIEKFNNRRYDKNRNGDFAPVDNCLQSVLGQRVDLPDDFHYSYEMWLEREVFSQPIEWEGLLVDQ from the exons ATGGAGTCTCCCAACCTGGAATTTGAATACGGCGACTCGGACGCGCTCATGGTCGAACTCTCAG AGCTTTACAGCTACACGGAGGAGCCCGAGTTTGCCCTGAACAGAGACTACTTTGAGGAAGACTTCAGAAGCCATG CTCGAGGCCAGCGGTGGATCGATCTGAGCGCGGAGGACCGGCGCACGTACGTGATGAGATTACTGGACGCGTTGGAGGTGACCGACCGTGACAAGCGACTGAAGGTGGCTCGGGCCATCCTCTACCTAGCTCAGG GAGTGTTCGATGAATGTGACGCTGAGGTGGACGTGCTTCGTTGGTCCAGGCGCAACGTCTTCCTCTTGTACGACATGGGCATCTTCACAGCCCTACTGGAGCTTCTCACCATGGAGATAGA TAACAGTCAAGCATGCAGCAGTGCAGTGAGAAAGCCCGCCATCTCCCTTGCAGACAGCACAGAACTCAG AGTGTTGCTCAGCATCATGTACTTGATGGTGGAGACCATTCGTGTTCAGATGGAGGACGACAGACCGGAGTGGACAGCGGCCAGGGATTCCTTCAAGAATGAACTCG GTGCACCTCTGTACAATGGCGAGCCTTTTGCCCTGCTTCTCTTCTCCATGGTGACCAAGTTCTGCAGCATGAACGCGCCGCATTTCCCCATGAAGAAAGTACTGCTTCTCTTATGGAAGACTATTTTG TTCACCTTGGGGGGCTTCGAGGATCTGCAGGAGATGAAGGTGCGTGGTCGCCAGCGTCTCAACCTGCCGCCGCTCCCTGAGGACAGCATCAAGGTGGTGCGGGCCATGAGAGCCGCTTCGCCGCCCGCCTCCGCCATGGAGCTCatcgagcagcagcagcagcaaaagaGAGGGCGGCGCAGTCGCAGG AGTGCCTTTGTTGATAGCTTGGAAGGAGACAGTCCCTTTCCCAAGAAGCAG CCGCTGGTCAAACAGGACAGCCTGGACACGTACAACGAGCGGGACCCCTTCAAGAACGACGACGTCCGCGACGACGACGAGGACCCAGAGGACGGCGACAGCGGCATCGAGGGCGAGGTGGACCCGTTGGACCGCGACGTCATCATCCAgccgccgcctccgccgccTCCTCTTCGGCCTCCCACGGAGAGGGTCAACTTCCCCAAGGGCCTCCCCTGGGCCCCAAAAGTCAG GGAGAAGGACATCGAGCACTTCCTGGAGACCAGTCGGAACAAGTTCATTGGCTTTACCCTCGGAAA TGACACGGAGACCCTCGTAGGCCTACCTCGACCCATCCACGAGAGCGTAAAGACTCTTAAACAG CACAAATACGTGTCCATCGCCGAAGTGCAGATGAAACGCGAGGAGGAGCTACAACAGTGTCCAATAAGCTTG GGCGAGGAGGAGGTTGAAGAGACGCCTGCAGAGATGCTCTACCTGGGCATGCTTCCAAATCTCTCCCAGTATGTG ATCGCCCTCCTGAAGCTGCTATTGGCCGCCGCACCGACCTCCAAAGCCAAAACGGACTCCATTAACATCCTCGCCGACGTGCTGCCTGAGGAGATGCC CATCACGGTCTTGCAGAGCATGAAGCTGGGCATTGATGTCAACCGGCACAAAGAAATCATCGTCAAGGCCATCtcggccctgctgctgctcctcctcAAACACTTGAAACTCAACCACGTTTACCAG TTTGAGATTGTCTCCCAGCATCTGGTGTTTGCCAACTGCATCCCACTCATCCTCAAGTTCTTCAACCAAAACATCATGTCTTATATCAGTGCCAAAAACAG tatATGTGTGTTGGACTTTCCACACTGCGCCGTCCATGAAATGCCCGAGCTCACCGCCGAGAGCCTG GAGGCTGGAGACAACAACCAGTTCTGTTGGAGGAATCTGTTCTCTTGCATCAACCTGCTGAGAATCCTCAACAAGTTGACCAAGTGGAAACACTCTCGGACCATG ATGTTGGTGGTCTTCAAGTCAGCCCCCATCCTGAAGAGAGCCCTCAAGGTCAAGCAGGCCATGATGCAACTGTACGTGCTCAAGCTGCTCAAAATCCAGACCAAGTACTTGGGCCGCCAATGGAGGAAGAGCAACATGAAGACCATGTCAGCCATTTACCAGAAAGTCCGCCACCGGCTCAATGACGACTGGGCCTACgggaatg ACATCGACGCACGGCCTTGGGACTTCCAGGCGGAGGAGTGCGCCCTTCGAGAAAGCATTGAGAAGTTCAACAATCGGCGCTACGACAAGAACCGCAATGGTGACTTTGCGCCCGTGGACAACTGCCTGCAGAGCGTGCTGGGCCAGCGCGTGGACCTGCCCGACGACTTCCACTACAGCTACGAGATGTGGCTGGAGAGGGAGGTGTTCTCGCAGCCCATCGAGTGGGAGGGCCTCCTGGTGGACCAGTGA
- the strip2 gene encoding striatin-interacting protein 1 homolog isoform X4, whose protein sequence is MGIFTALLELLTMEIDNSQACSSAVRKPAISLADSTELRVLLSIMYLMVETIRVQMEDDRPEWTAARDSFKNELGAPLYNGEPFALLLFSMVTKFCSMNAPHFPMKKVLLLLWKTILFTLGGFEDLQEMKVRGRQRLNLPPLPEDSIKVVRAMRAASPPASAMELIEQQQQQKRGRRSRRSAFVDSLEGDSPFPKKQPLVKQDSLDTYNERDPFKNDDVRDDDEDPEDGDSGIEGEVDPLDRDVIIQPPPPPPPLRPPTERVNFPKGLPWAPKVREKDIEHFLETSRNKFIGFTLGNDTETLVGLPRPIHESVKTLKQHKYVSIAEVQMKREEELQQCPISLGEEEVEETPAEMLYLGMLPNLSQYVIALLKLLLAAAPTSKAKTDSINILADVLPEEMPITVLQSMKLGIDVNRHKEIIVKAISALLLLLLKHLKLNHVYQFEIVSQHLVFANCIPLILKFFNQNIMSYISAKNSICVLDFPHCAVHEMPELTAESLEAGDNNQFCWRNLFSCINLLRILNKLTKWKHSRTMMLVVFKSAPILKRALKVKQAMMQLYVLKLLKIQTKYLGRQWRKSNMKTMSAIYQKVRHRLNDDWAYGNDIDARPWDFQAEECALRESIEKFNNRRYDKNRNGDFAPVDNCLQSVLGQRVDLPDDFHYSYEMWLEREVFSQPIEWEGLLVDQ, encoded by the exons ATGGGCATCTTCACAGCCCTACTGGAGCTTCTCACCATGGAGATAGA TAACAGTCAAGCATGCAGCAGTGCAGTGAGAAAGCCCGCCATCTCCCTTGCAGACAGCACAGAACTCAG AGTGTTGCTCAGCATCATGTACTTGATGGTGGAGACCATTCGTGTTCAGATGGAGGACGACAGACCGGAGTGGACAGCGGCCAGGGATTCCTTCAAGAATGAACTCG GTGCACCTCTGTACAATGGCGAGCCTTTTGCCCTGCTTCTCTTCTCCATGGTGACCAAGTTCTGCAGCATGAACGCGCCGCATTTCCCCATGAAGAAAGTACTGCTTCTCTTATGGAAGACTATTTTG TTCACCTTGGGGGGCTTCGAGGATCTGCAGGAGATGAAGGTGCGTGGTCGCCAGCGTCTCAACCTGCCGCCGCTCCCTGAGGACAGCATCAAGGTGGTGCGGGCCATGAGAGCCGCTTCGCCGCCCGCCTCCGCCATGGAGCTCatcgagcagcagcagcagcaaaagaGAGGGCGGCGCAGTCGCAGG AGTGCCTTTGTTGATAGCTTGGAAGGAGACAGTCCCTTTCCCAAGAAGCAG CCGCTGGTCAAACAGGACAGCCTGGACACGTACAACGAGCGGGACCCCTTCAAGAACGACGACGTCCGCGACGACGACGAGGACCCAGAGGACGGCGACAGCGGCATCGAGGGCGAGGTGGACCCGTTGGACCGCGACGTCATCATCCAgccgccgcctccgccgccTCCTCTTCGGCCTCCCACGGAGAGGGTCAACTTCCCCAAGGGCCTCCCCTGGGCCCCAAAAGTCAG GGAGAAGGACATCGAGCACTTCCTGGAGACCAGTCGGAACAAGTTCATTGGCTTTACCCTCGGAAA TGACACGGAGACCCTCGTAGGCCTACCTCGACCCATCCACGAGAGCGTAAAGACTCTTAAACAG CACAAATACGTGTCCATCGCCGAAGTGCAGATGAAACGCGAGGAGGAGCTACAACAGTGTCCAATAAGCTTG GGCGAGGAGGAGGTTGAAGAGACGCCTGCAGAGATGCTCTACCTGGGCATGCTTCCAAATCTCTCCCAGTATGTG ATCGCCCTCCTGAAGCTGCTATTGGCCGCCGCACCGACCTCCAAAGCCAAAACGGACTCCATTAACATCCTCGCCGACGTGCTGCCTGAGGAGATGCC CATCACGGTCTTGCAGAGCATGAAGCTGGGCATTGATGTCAACCGGCACAAAGAAATCATCGTCAAGGCCATCtcggccctgctgctgctcctcctcAAACACTTGAAACTCAACCACGTTTACCAG TTTGAGATTGTCTCCCAGCATCTGGTGTTTGCCAACTGCATCCCACTCATCCTCAAGTTCTTCAACCAAAACATCATGTCTTATATCAGTGCCAAAAACAG tatATGTGTGTTGGACTTTCCACACTGCGCCGTCCATGAAATGCCCGAGCTCACCGCCGAGAGCCTG GAGGCTGGAGACAACAACCAGTTCTGTTGGAGGAATCTGTTCTCTTGCATCAACCTGCTGAGAATCCTCAACAAGTTGACCAAGTGGAAACACTCTCGGACCATG ATGTTGGTGGTCTTCAAGTCAGCCCCCATCCTGAAGAGAGCCCTCAAGGTCAAGCAGGCCATGATGCAACTGTACGTGCTCAAGCTGCTCAAAATCCAGACCAAGTACTTGGGCCGCCAATGGAGGAAGAGCAACATGAAGACCATGTCAGCCATTTACCAGAAAGTCCGCCACCGGCTCAATGACGACTGGGCCTACgggaatg ACATCGACGCACGGCCTTGGGACTTCCAGGCGGAGGAGTGCGCCCTTCGAGAAAGCATTGAGAAGTTCAACAATCGGCGCTACGACAAGAACCGCAATGGTGACTTTGCGCCCGTGGACAACTGCCTGCAGAGCGTGCTGGGCCAGCGCGTGGACCTGCCCGACGACTTCCACTACAGCTACGAGATGTGGCTGGAGAGGGAGGTGTTCTCGCAGCCCATCGAGTGGGAGGGCCTCCTGGTGGACCAGTGA